One segment of Spirochaetota bacterium DNA contains the following:
- a CDS encoding chemotaxis protein CheD has protein sequence MNEFRSIDGTPTRYIGIGEYHVTDKPEKIVTVVGSCLAICMYAKNTPMAGMLHAMLPHCNHHASTNYGGAHQANCVTFLFYMMLEKFKNAGLSNDDIEIKVFGGASTMGRNSGTVSVGKRNAEVFEIIIAREMMPVRARDLGGTQGRKVILDAATGDAFVKMLSKGARELAESKVVID, from the coding sequence ATGAACGAATTCAGATCGATCGACGGCACTCCGACCCGATACATCGGTATCGGCGAGTACCACGTTACCGACAAGCCTGAAAAGATAGTGACCGTCGTCGGATCCTGTCTTGCAATATGCATGTACGCGAAGAACACACCGATGGCAGGCATGCTCCATGCCATGCTTCCGCACTGCAATCATCATGCAAGCACCAATTACGGCGGGGCGCATCAGGCGAATTGCGTCACCTTCCTTTTTTATATGATGCTCGAAAAATTCAAGAACGCCGGACTCTCGAACGACGATATCGAGATCAAGGTGTTCGGCGGCGCAAGCACCATGGGCAGGAATTCCGGCACCGTCTCGGTGGGGAAGCGCAACGCCGAAGTTTTTGAGATAATAATCGCCCGGGAGATGATGCCGGTACGTGCGCGCGACCTCGGCGGCACGCAGGGACGCAAGGTGATACTTGATGCCGCTACCGGCGATGCCTTCGTGAAAATGCTCTCAAAGGGCGCCCGCGAGCTCGCAGAAAGCAAGGTCGTGATAGACTGA